A region of the Lycium barbarum isolate Lr01 chromosome 1, ASM1917538v2, whole genome shotgun sequence genome:
atgccaatttgggggaaaatcgaaattgaatgggataaaaggcgtttttttaaaaggcagtttgcccgcatagatctcgaaaaaatacgcaagttaaaaaaaaacgcgtaaacggacgtccgagcgcaaagttataaccatctaaagtttgacgactttacaactagtttttgtccctatattttttagaattatatttatattcaaaataaagttatgtcttgattaaaaaataacacgcttaaatcaaaatcttaaaaaataaaacatcctaaagtttccaaacaaaacttacttcgggtaccttttcaacccctaaaatgactatccaaacgtctacgtatccttgatgtattgagcctacattattgtacgcagaaaaaaatatcaggttctatataaaatattgacgtttcggagtcttgacacacgactaatcattagtcaaagtatggaaaaaacacttaagttttttcaaacaaaatttacttcgggcaccttttcaacccctaaaatgacaatccgaacgtctacgtatccttgatgtattgggcctacattattgtacgcagaaaaaaaaaatatcaggttttatataaaatattgacgtttcggaatcttgacacacgactaattattgatcaaagtatggaaaataacactaagtgttgcaaaaaataaagttgatcaattttttttttgtactgtttatataacgcagtattttactgcgttatagaaagaaaaaaaaattggtacttctataacgcagtattttactgcgttatagaagtaccaaaaaaaataatttttttctataacgcagtaaaatactgcgctatttttactgcgttatagaagtaccaaaaaaaataatttttttctataacgcagtaaaatactgcgttatagcacttaacggctccgtctccgttagtgggtactttgataacttttttttttgttgggccaTTTTGGTTCCGGATTCTTGGATGTTGCACCCACAAGCATGGACCCATTAGTGCAATTCACAAATAATGCATATAGCAATTTTCATTTGAACTTTGATTTGACACTGATGGAGACACTGAAACGTAACCAGCCAAACTATCTCCTTACTAATTGAACTTATTAAGTGTTAACGCGAGGGGTGGGCACAGTTTGGGCCAACCCGAAATCtaaactttttaaatatttggtttagatatttggattatggattggatttcgaatttttttaaaaaaaatttatgaatttcggattggatatggatttagtactaTGAATTTTTGGATATCTGAAAATCCAAAATTTTTATACCTTATATCTAGCCCTACCTATATCATATGTGTCCAGTACTAATAAATATAATTTCTAAAAATCCAATAGATTGGTACCTAAGGCCCTACCCATTAAAATATTAAGTCCAATATATAATTatctactaaatcaaatataatatagggttttcATACTTCTCAAGTCTCAAAAGTCTGACGTTAGTGTCACCCACGGCAGAGTTTTTTGTTATTTGTCCAGATGactacttagattttattttattcatttccacttttttagaatgcttttatttggtatgaatttactatgttggacatgacttggatttgttaatcGTAATTTGAATTGGAAGACTGTTTTTTACTgagcaattaagatttagatttaACTCTGTGaaactaacacatgaatttcaTTCCTAATAGGTTTGccttaagtctcaagagtcaaatccgaaAATCTGAAATATCAAAACCGAATAATCCGAAACCGAACTgaaaatatccaatccaatccaaacttatttggattggatttggattATAATTTCTTCAATCCAAAAACGAAATATCCAAATCAAAAATTTCATATCGAATCCGATGACCCGAACGCCCCCAGTTAACGCCCTACTAGTACTACTGGTAATAGATTACTACTATTATGTCAAACCATATCTAGCTGAACTCTTTATTGCTAAAAAATACATATCCAGGCTGTGGAGCTTCTACATAATCCAGTATAATAATATCTTAACCATAAAGATTATGGATAAGTTTTCTATGGGAGCAGGTCGGATAAACTTTTGGATAAAACATGTCTGTATGCTTTGACTCCATCTATAATGTTAGGCTAAATCATCTCAGTGATGTTTTTAACATTGTGTGATATTGTCCGCTAGCTTGCAGCCAATCTCGCACGTTTTTTCTCAAAAAGGCTTCACACCATTAAAAACATCTACACCCTATATGTAGCTTCTCAATCTTTTCAGCTACAAATGTAGGATTAAGAGATCCTACACTTTATGTAGCTTCTCAATATTTTCACCAATAAACGTGGGACTTTATTCGTACACCCAACAAATAAGATTAGTGTGTGCAGCCACTTATTGAGGCATTATGACTTGGGTATCAGTTAGAGCAGGGAGTGAACCCCACTCCCTGGAAAATGAATTAATGTGCGTGAAACCCCGTAATCCACTCTCTACTGCTTAATCTGAGACTAAATTGAACATTTTCAAAGAGTAGTTTGTCTGGTGGAAAATTTACAATTATCTTCAGTACACGGAATGGAGTTTACACTGGCTCAAGTGCTTATGATATTATAGATTTTCTTCTTCCTTTGTTGTTTTGTGTTTGGATTAATAACTCGTTCATTACTATCTATATTGTGACGTCTCTATCACTGAACTACATACAGAACAAACTCGATTATCCACAACAATGGAGTAAAAAGGTGCATTATTTGTCATCTGAAACTACCAGCAAACTGGACAATATCAAAATTAcctaccccttttttttttggtttactaCGTACACTCCGTAAACCTTACGTTTGGAGATGCATTCACTTCTGCGGTTAGTCATTCAAAACCTGAAGATGAAGAAACATTTCAATTGCCATTTGCTCAACAGTACTGAAGATCTAAACCAGTATTACTACCAGCGATAAAAAAAAGAATCAATTTTTTGTCTTGATTTCCTCTCAAAATTTCAAAAAACCGTTACAATCACAATGCAGTGATGGACTTGAAGATGTGTAAATCGTCTCCAAGTGAACAAAAAAAGACCAACATATAtgtaaaatttcaagaaaaaataaaCAGCAATTAATTTCTCAGTGTCAGATCAATCCTGGAATCCAGTTTTCTCCCATATAGCATTCCTAACTCTACTCAGATCTCTCCCTTTAAGAGTTCGCCCAACTCCTTCATGCACGGAAAACGATGCAATACGTGTCCTCTCTAACTGCTTCGCCAAAAACTCGTGAGGCGGAATAATCCGGTTTTCCACATCATCACCCTTCTCCTCATCGCTATGATCTCTCCTTCCATACTCTTTATATTCATCCTTCAGTATCTTCGACCAATCAGGCACGTTCACCGGACTGCTTCGACAGCTCTTCGTTTCACACTGCTGCTTCCTCGAACTCGAATACATCTCACGGAACTCTGGTGGTGACTGAGAAACTGCTGGTGAGTTCCACATGTCCGATTCATCGAACTCGAAAATCGAGTCAGTAGTCACCTCAGCGTCTGGATAGGTTGATAGGAACCGGTGGTTAGCGGTACCGAAATAACTCCTTGAAGCCACCATTGATGAACACCTTTGAAAAAattcaaacaaaaataaaatcgTTAATGTGTATACATACAGACACGTGTATGTATAGAAATGAATATGAAGTTGTTGCTCTCTGTCACGCTATCAGTATGTGTTGATGTTACGCAGAAGTTTTGAGGTGCTTTTATAAAGGTTTTAATGATGGATAAGATTCTTCTTTTTAAATCTCCTCTATATTTCTCATCTTTTGTTTAAATCTAAATTTACGGTTATAACCCCTTgagaaaaatcatgaaaatgtcACGTTATAACTTGGATTTATCCACTCAATGGGCCCACTTAAATCTACAGTTCCTCATTTTcaacatttttttgtgcggaatgcCCTTAATTTTTGTTCTCAAATTTAAAATCTTTAATTGTTGTCCTACAAATGACTCATTTGCCACCCTTAAATTATTTTGGAAATATCGATTTGTTTTAACCTGGTTAGTTGAGACCCTTAAGATTGTCAGCTACTTTGGCTTGTGACACGTTGCCCCTTGGAGCACAACAACTGTAAGGGTTATGGCCCCCAGCAGAGGTAGCCCCACAAGgatgacaacaacaacacatgcCATGTAATTTCACAAGTTGGTTTAGAAAGGGGAGTGATCGATGGTACATAAATTTTATTTCTATCGTGTGAGATAGAAAGAATGTTTTCGATAAATTTTcggttaaaaaaatattttaaaggaTTTTGAAAAAGAGACAACAACTACAACGTAATTATATGCTAATCGAAGTGTAAAAAACAATAGATAGtaacataaattaaaaaataagaaGCTATAAACATAATACTACGACTACTAGCCTGAAAGGTTAAGTGTGACAACATCCAATTACGTACGAGGCTCCTCCGTATTATGAGATTGGATATAGTGTGGAGCTTGTGCCAGCTGGTTTTTTGGCTTGCTTCATTCCACAACTCAAGAAGTTCTTGAAATACCAAAATTTGTATCATGACTCTTATTCCGTCTCTATTCAGGAAAATCCCACATCATTACTTCTTTTTTCTCACACGCATTTTCTTTTAAAATACAATATTTTCAATTTCTGCATTTCAtaaattattttcttccattcacCAAACATTATCAATAAACTTATTACATTTGTGGTTAAGTAGTTCACTCTAGATTGACATCCAATATCGAAATAAGTATTACATTACGATGATAGCACATGATTAGCAAGAGAATTCATGCTCTTCTCTTAGCAATGATCTGTCTAGAGCTACTGGAGTGGTTCTTTTAATTGAATTTCGTGATTTTTAGTTGAAAGTTGAATTGAATGGTAGGATCAATTAAGAGGATGACATTTATCTGATTCaataattaatcattaattaGTAGCTATAGAAAAGGGATTGAAGAGTGAGGTAATTCTTGACAGAATATattatatattactactatatttTGGTAATTTCATACCCTTTCAGGAATCCTATCCATTCGAATGATTACACCTTTTTTGCCACCACGAGttcaaattataattttcttattAAAA
Encoded here:
- the LOC132626286 gene encoding protein S40-4-like produces the protein MVASRSYFGTANHRFLSTYPDAEVTTDSIFEFDESDMWNSPAVSQSPPEFREMYSSSRKQQCETKSCRSSPVNVPDWSKILKDEYKEYGRRDHSDEEKGDDVENRIIPPHEFLAKQLERTRIASFSVHEGVGRTLKGRDLSRVRNAIWEKTGFQD